In Pseudothermotoga sp., the genomic window CGATCTCAGTTTCGATGAGTCCGATCAATCTGCTGATCATGGCTGCTTCTTCGTAGCGTGTTATGTTGCGATCACCCTTGAAGGTCCCATCTGGATAACCAATGACGATACCCTTCTCTTTCAAATGTTTCACATACCCATAAGCCCAATGCTTTTCAGGAACATCGGGGAACATGCCTGAAGCGAACACCCCAACGGCGATGAAGATTGCTACGACTGTGAAAAGAAATCTCTTCATAACGCCAACCTCCCTTCATATTGTTATCTTCGGTGGGAACTTTCCCCCCACTTGTCAAAGACCAAAACAATCCAGATCAAAATTCATTATAGCACCAAGCAAGTTTGAAAATCAAGTCTTCAACTGATCCGTTTACGAACAAGTTTAAAGAAATGTCTTTTACCCACCTTGAGTATTCTCTCTGTATCGAGCTTGACCGTCGTATGGATGTCGATTATTTTTTGTCCGTCCAGCTTCACGCCACCTTGCTGGATCAATCTCTTCGCTTCACTCTTACTCGCAGCGACGTTCAACTTCACGAGTAATTCTACCAGTTCAACCTGGTCTGTGTCAAGCACCAGCGTAGGTAAATCTTCTGGGAGCTCCTTCTTTGAAAAAATTTTCACGAACTGCTCTTTGGCCTTTTCCGCCTCCTCTTCTCCGTGGAAGAACTTGGTTATCTCAAAAGCCAACGTCAATTTGACGTCCCTCGGATTGATCTTACCTTCTTTCATGAGTCTTTCGTACTCTTCTATCCTTTCTTCAGGAATTTGAGTTAAAAGCCTCATGTACTTTGTGATCAACCAATCTGGAATGGACATGAGTTTTCCGAACATCTCGTTCGGATGGTCGTTGAAGGCGATGTAGTTACCATAGCTTTTGCTCATCTTCATTTTTCCATCGGTTCCCTCTATGAGGGGCATCGTCATAACGATCTGAGGCTCTTGTCCAACTTGCTGTTGAATGTGTCTTCCAACGAGGAGGTTGAAATATTGATCGGTTCCACCCAGTTCCACATCGGCCTCTATCGCCACGGAATCTTGGGCTTGTGCGAGCGGATAGAGAAATTCGGCTATGGAAATGGGAACGTTTTCTTTGTACCTTTTAGAAAAATCGTCCCTTTCGAGCATGCGAGCCACAGTGTATTTGGAAGCAAGCTTTATAACATCCGCAAAACTCATCTTGGCGAGCCATTCACCGTTGAAGCGAAGCTCCGTCTTATCTCTGTCCAATATCTTGAAAGCCTGTTCTGCGTAGGTTTGCGCATTTCTCTTCACTTCCTCTTCGCTGAGCATCGGTCTTGTGGAATCCCTCCCAGATGGATCACCTATCTGAGCGGTGAAATCGCCTATGATGAGCACAACCTTGTGACCGAGCTCTTGAAACTGTCTCAACTTAAAAAGAACAACGGCATGGCCAAGATGCAGATCTGGCCTTGAAGGATCCACACCGAGTTTCACACGCAACTGTTTTTTCCTCTTGAGCTTATCCAACAACTCTTCTTCGTTCACAAGATCTACCACGTTCTTTTTCAGAATCTCCAGCTGTTTTTCTGGTTCCATCACATCACCTCGAT contains:
- the tyrS gene encoding tyrosine--tRNA ligase, encoding MEPEKQLEILKKNVVDLVNEEELLDKLKRKKQLRVKLGVDPSRPDLHLGHAVVLFKLRQFQELGHKVVLIIGDFTAQIGDPSGRDSTRPMLSEEEVKRNAQTYAEQAFKILDRDKTELRFNGEWLAKMSFADVIKLASKYTVARMLERDDFSKRYKENVPISIAEFLYPLAQAQDSVAIEADVELGGTDQYFNLLVGRHIQQQVGQEPQIVMTMPLIEGTDGKMKMSKSYGNYIAFNDHPNEMFGKLMSIPDWLITKYMRLLTQIPEERIEEYERLMKEGKINPRDVKLTLAFEITKFFHGEEEAEKAKEQFVKIFSKKELPEDLPTLVLDTDQVELVELLVKLNVAASKSEAKRLIQQGGVKLDGQKIIDIHTTVKLDTERILKVGKRHFFKLVRKRIS